GATCGCGCAGCGGTGGGCCGGCGACGGGATCGCGTCGGTGGCGGTGCACCCGGGGCCGGTGGGGAGCTCGTTCGGACGGGACTCGTGGTTCGTGGGGCTGGTCTACCGCAGCCCGCTCAAGCGGTTCGCGACCATCAGCGTGGCCGACGGGGCGGCGCCGCTGGTCGCGCTGGCCGAGCGCGGGCCGGACCCCGAGGTCAACGGGAGGTACTTCAGCCGGTTCACGCCCGACGGCCGCGAGAACAAGCAGGCCCACGACCAGCGGATCATCGACGGGCTGTGGGTGCGCTCGGCCGAGCTGGTGGGTGTCGCGCCCTAGGTGTGGTCGCGCGGGATGCGGTGGACCAGGTCCTCGACGTACACCTCGACGCCGTCGTGCGTGGCGGTGAGCTGCAGCCGGAAGGTGAAGCTGTCGGCGTCGCAGGTCATCTGCGTGTGCTGGACGGTCTGCACGTGCCAGCCCTCGCGGGCGAACGACGCGCGGCGGTCGGTCTCGACGGCAGCGGAGAGCGGGTCGTCGGGGTCGAGTAGGTAGCGGATCTCGTGCTCCGCCTCAGTGGTCAGCCCGCCCGGGTAGTGCTTGGTCGTCGGCGCGGTGGCGATCCGGCGCACGACGGTCGGGCGGGTGTCCTCCTCCCACGTCCACGACGGCACGCCGGCCTCGACGCGCACGGCCGGGGGAGCGGCGATGAGGGGTCGCTCCCACGGCCGCTCGAGCGGTACGCCGACCGCGGGGTCGAGGCGCGGGAGCACCAGCTCGCAGTGCGCGAGGTCGAGGGTGACGGTCGCGCGTTCGGGTGAGGGCCAGAGCCAGGGCCAGTAGCTCGTGGACAGGCTGAGCCGCAGCCGACGCCCGGCCGGGAACCGCTGGGCGATGTGCTTGAGCGGGATCTCGAGGTCGAGCAGCTCGCCCACCGGGACCGGGGCCACCTCGCGGTCGTGGCCGAGCCGGTGGGTGAGGTTGAGGTTGCCGCGGGTGACCAGGAACGACTCGCCGCCGTCGTCGACGTCGGTGAGGCGGGCGAAGACGAGGGCCTGGGGTCGGTCGCTGGCCAGCCGTAGCCGCACCACGGGCTGGCCGTAGACGACCAGCTCCTCGTCCAGCGGTGGCGTGGTGAAGCTGAGCGCGTCGGCGTCGTCGCGGGTCTGGGTGTCGGGCAGGTCGCCGAGGCCGCCCATCGGCTCGTAGTGCCGCGAGCCGCGGCCGAGCAGCAGCGGGCTCGAGTGGGTCACCGTCCCCGCGGCGGGCCGGAGGCCCAGCGCGAGGTCCGGTGAGGGGTGCAGGACCAGGGCGCCGTCGACGCCGGGCGTCGACGGCGCGGCGTACCACCGGCCCGCGCGCTCGCGGGTGAACGCGTCGGTGGGCACCGAGTCCTGCACGAAGAAGCGGATCCGCGGGTCGTCGTCCACGCCGTTCGACTCGTTCTTGAGCCAGCGGTCCAGCCACCGCACGCACTCCTGGAGGTAGCCGATGGCCGGGCCCGGGACCGGTCGCTCCGGCCAGGTGTGCGCCCACGGACCGACCAGCGCCCTCGACCCCGGGCCGAGCGCCTCGACCAGGCGGAAGACCGCGTCGGTGTAGGGGTCCTGCCAGCCGCCGACGAGCAGGACCGGCACGTCGATGGCCGAGGGGTCCTCGCCCACCGACCCGTGCCGCCAGTAGTCGTCGCGGCGCTGGTGCTGGGTCCACAGCGCGCCGTGGTGGGCGTTGTGGTGCAGCCGCTCGAGCCACATCGCGCGCCAGGCGTCGCCGACGAGCGCCGGGTCGGGCGGCTGGCTGTTGTTGAGGTGCACGTTGCTGGCCCACACGTCCTGGTAGACCGCGAGCAGCGAGCCGCCCAGGTAGTGCACGTCGTTGTCGTAGCGGTCGTCGGTCGAGCAGACCGTGATGACCGTCCGCAGCGCCGGCGGGTGCAGGGCGGCGACCTGGAGGCTGTTGAAGCCGCTCCACGAGATCCCGGTCATCGCCACGGCGCCGGTGCACCACGGCTGCCGGCTGATCCAGTCGAGGACCTCGTAGACGTCGCGGTGCTCCTGGGCGGAGTACTCGTCGGCGAGCACGCCGCTCGACGTGCCGCTGCCGCGCAGGTCCATCCGCACGCCGACGTACCCGTGGCCGGCGAGGTAGCCGTAGCGCGACTCGTCGTCGACCAGGGAGTTGTCGTCCTTGCGGTAGGGGATGGCCTCCAGGACCGCCGGGAACCGCTCGCCGGGGGCGCCCTGGGGCAGCCAGAGCTTGACCGAGATCCGGCAGCCGTCGGCCAGCGTGACGGGAACGTGTGGCTCCACCGCGACGTCGTAGGGGAGGCGCGGGGCCACCTCGGTGGTGGCCGAGTCCTCGTCGTTGTTCACCGGAGCGAACAGTAGGGCCCCGACCTGGGAGGATGCGGTGGTGCGTCGCGCGGCCGCTCCTCTCTTCGCGGTCACCGTGGCCCTCGTCCTGGCCGACTCGGCGGTCGTCACGCTGGCGCTGCCGGACATCCTGCGGCACCTGCACACCACGGTCGGGCAGGTCGCGTGGGTGCTCATCGCGTTCAACCTGGTCCTCGGCGTGGTGGCCGTGCCGACCGCGGTCGTCGCCGGTCGCGCCCAGCCGCGGATCGTCTCGGCCATCGGCATCGCGGTCTTCGCCGGCGCCTCCGCGTGGTGCGCGGCGGCCGGCTCCATCGACGTGCTCATCGCCGCGCGGTGCGTCCAGGCCCTGGGCG
This genomic window from Nocardioides anomalus contains:
- a CDS encoding CocE/NonD family hydrolase, whose protein sequence is MNNDEDSATTEVAPRLPYDVAVEPHVPVTLADGCRISVKLWLPQGAPGERFPAVLEAIPYRKDDNSLVDDESRYGYLAGHGYVGVRMDLRGSGTSSGVLADEYSAQEHRDVYEVLDWISRQPWCTGAVAMTGISWSGFNSLQVAALHPPALRTVITVCSTDDRYDNDVHYLGGSLLAVYQDVWASNVHLNNSQPPDPALVGDAWRAMWLERLHHNAHHGALWTQHQRRDDYWRHGSVGEDPSAIDVPVLLVGGWQDPYTDAVFRLVEALGPGSRALVGPWAHTWPERPVPGPAIGYLQECVRWLDRWLKNESNGVDDDPRIRFFVQDSVPTDAFTRERAGRWYAAPSTPGVDGALVLHPSPDLALGLRPAAGTVTHSSPLLLGRGSRHYEPMGGLGDLPDTQTRDDADALSFTTPPLDEELVVYGQPVVRLRLASDRPQALVFARLTDVDDGGESFLVTRGNLNLTHRLGHDREVAPVPVGELLDLEIPLKHIAQRFPAGRRLRLSLSTSYWPWLWPSPERATVTLDLAHCELVLPRLDPAVGVPLERPWERPLIAAPPAVRVEAGVPSWTWEEDTRPTVVRRIATAPTTKHYPGGLTTEAEHEIRYLLDPDDPLSAAVETDRRASFAREGWHVQTVQHTQMTCDADSFTFRLQLTATHDGVEVYVEDLVHRIPRDHT